A genomic segment from Gavia stellata isolate bGavSte3 chromosome 6, bGavSte3.hap2, whole genome shotgun sequence encodes:
- the LOC132317227 gene encoding cathelicidin-2-like, translated as MPGSWVLVLAVLGGACALPAPAPLAYTQALAQAVDSFNQRPEVQNAFRLLSADPEPAPGVDLSTLRGLNFSIMETECAASARVNPDDCDFRENGVIKECSGPVQFLQSSPEIDLRCTDASSDPVLIQRGRFGRFFGRIRRFRPRISITVRAGASVRFG; from the exons ATGCCGGGCTCctgggtgctggtgctggcggtgctggggggggcctgcgccctccccgccccggcccccctcgCCTACACCCAGGCGCTGGCCCAGGCCGTCGACTCCTTCAACCAGCGCCCCGAGGTGCAGAACGCCTTCAGGCTGCTCAGCGCCGACCCCGAGCCTGCCCCG GGCGTCGATCTGAGCACCCTGCGGGGACTCAACTTCAGCATAATGGAGACGGAGTGCGCCGCGAGCGCCCGGGTGAACCCCGACGACTGCGACTTCAGGGAGAACGGG gtcATCAAGGAGTGCTCGGGGCCGGTGCAGTTCCTGCAGAGCTCCCCCGAAATCGACCTGCGCTGCACGGACGCCTCCTCCGAC CCGGTTCTCATCCAGCGGGGCCGGTTCGGGCGCTTCTTCGGCAGGATCCGACGCTTTCGGCCCAGGATCAGCATCACCGTCCGCGCCGGAGCCTCCGTCCGCTTCGGTTGA
- the KLHL18 gene encoding kelch-like protein 18, with translation MLEAAAEPELDPEDLVHFSVGDLPSRGYGVMGEIRRQGKLCDVTLKVGDHKFSAHRIVLAASIPYFHAMFTNDMMECKQDEIVMQGMDPSALEALINFAYNGHLAIDQQNVQSLLMGASFLQLQNIKDACCTFLRERLHPKNCLGVRQFAETMMCAVLYDAANSFIHQHFVEVSMSEEFLALPFEDVLELVSRDELNVKSEEQVFEAALAWIRYDRNQRESFLPELLSKIRLPLCRPQFLTDRVQQDDLVRCCHKCRDLVDEAKDYHLMPERRPHLPAFKTRPRCCTSIAGLIYAVGGLNSAGDSLNVVEVFDPIANRWEKCQPMTTARSRVGVAVVNGLLYAIGGYDGQLRLSTVEVYNPEMDSWSKVESMNSKRSAMGTVVLDGQIYVCGGYDGNSSLNSVESYSPETNKWTVVTPMSSNRSAAGVTVFEGRIYVSGGHDGLQIFNSVEYYNHHTATWHPVASMLNKRCRHGAASLGSKMFVCGGYDGSGFLSIAEVYSSMADQWYLIVPMNTRRSRVSLVANCGRLYAVGGYDGQSNLSSVEMYDPETNRWTFMAPMVCHEGGVGVGCIPLLTI, from the exons ATGCTGGAGGCGGCGGCCGAGCCGGAGCTGGACCCCGAGGACCTGGTGCACTTCTCGGTGGGCGATTTGCCCAGCCGCGGTTACGGCGTGATGGGCGAGATCCGGCGGCAGGGCAAGCTCTGCGACGTGACCCTCAAG gTAGGAGACCATAAATTCAGTGCTCACCGGATCGTGCTGGCAGCTTCTATTCCATACTTCCACGCCATGTTCACCAACGACATGATGGAGTGCAAGCAGGATGAGATTGTCATGCAAGGGATGGATCCCAG TGCACTTGAGGCTCTGATCAACTTTGCCTACAATGGTCACCTGGCAATAGATCAGCAGAATGTCCAGTCTCTGCTGATGGGAGCAAgtttccttcagctgcagaacaTCAAAGACGCTTGCTGCACTTTCCTCAGAGAGAG GCTTCACCCTAAAAACTGCCTGGGAGTGCGGCAGTTTGCAGAGACGATGATGTGTGCGGTGCTCTACGATGCTGCCAACAGCTTCATTCATCAGCACTTTGTGGAGGTATCCATGTCCGAAGAGTTCCTGGCACTACCTTTTGAAGACGTCCTGGAGCTCGTTTCTAGGGATGAGCTCAACGTGAAGTCTGAAGAGCAG GTGTTTGAAGCTGCGTTAGCCTGGATACGGTATGACCGAAACCAGAGAGAGTCGTTCCTACCCGAGCTCCTGTCCAAAATCCGCCTACCCCTTTGTCGACCTCAGTTTCTCACTGACCGCGTGCAACAAGACGACCTGGTTCGTTGCTGCCACAAATGCAG GGATCTAGTTGATGAGGCAAAAGATTACCACCTCATGCCAGAGCGCCGGCCACACCTCCCGGCGTTCAAGACCCGTCCTCGGTGCTGTACGTCGATCGCAGGATTGATTTATGCTGTTGGAGGACTTAACTCAGCAG GTGACTCGCTGAATGTGGTGGAAGTCTTTGATCCCATTGCCAACCGCTGGGAGAAGTGCCAGCCGATGACAACGGCCCGGAGCCGAGTCGGCGTTGCGGTAGTGAACGGACTGCTCTATGCCATCGGCGGCTACGACGGTCAGCTGAGGCTGAGCACTGTGGAGGTTTACAACCCGGAGATGGATTCGTGGTCCAAGGTGGAAAGCATGAACAGCAAGCGAAG TGCCATGGGAACAGTGGTGCTGGATGGCCAGATCTACGTATGTGGCGGATACGATGGAAACTCATCCCTCAACTCCGTGGAGTCCTATTCTCCAGAAACAAACAA GTGGACAGTGGTGACCCCCATGAGCTCCAACCGCAGCGCCGCTGGAGTCACCGTCTTCGAGGGCCGGATCTACGTGTCGGGAGGGCACGACGGCCTACAGATCTTCAACAGC GTGGAATACTACAACCATCACACGGCCACCTGGCACCCGGTCGCCAGCATGCTCAACAAGCGCTGCCGCCACGGAGCAGCCTCGCTAGGCAGCAAGATGTTCGTCTGCGGAGGCTACGATGGCTCGGGCTTTCTCAGCATCGCCGAAGTCTACAGCTCCATGGCGGATCAGTGGTACCTGATCGTCCCTATGAACACCCGGAGGAGCCGCGTCTCTCTGGTTGCAAACTGTGGCCGTCTCTACGCGGTGGGGGGTTACGATGGACAGTCCAACCTCAGCTCGGTAGAAATGTATGACCCGGAGACAAACCGCTGGACGTTCATGGCCCCAATGGTGTGCCACGAGGGAGGGGTTGGCGTGGGCTGCATACCCCTCCTGACCATCTGA